The following proteins are encoded in a genomic region of Channa argus isolate prfri chromosome 3, Channa argus male v1.0, whole genome shotgun sequence:
- the card14 gene encoding caspase recruitment domain-containing protein 14 → MMAGECVPEGQELKEMGEEELWELINDNRHRISLGVRPYILIPYLRQARVLTEMDEDEIISCHNLTNRCMRTSYMLDLLRTQGRNGAVALLDSLMIHYPTLYTQVTGRKPSIEPSRFSGLVKYSELTEYLVRAVTGMQKELQEARCEAGRMTARCSSLESEIRQIMEQEEKSRSLQAENERMRRHLCSLQREVTKLKDEKCDLYVRYTAAIEEKSPMNKRLHDLNLQVYQLQTEMLKAQKESESQVRRSLRRSSLNEVSTMGYELVRAEKLDPAHRDILAQDLAEAIDSQGELAEQLRCYREENEQLLREKQGLLDQKECLSLQVQKLTLDCNMHQQKSIVIQNQMRELQTERDQAYLSRDEAQAMIARILAEKDTLRCQLVELQERVFSLQANYSPRGQRQSSDETDSSWNSPILSPEESKISTRSRLRRMDALNPMSLSPCNSDACSEDFSTCSVRSQNVEPPSLDSFRRREEDLHEGSSFETAETDPFVDDFVFLPCVGQEGKQKSSCNGSRSDRLGRTSVPPFLMRSRPKAIRVNGRVLSISFPGEALLSQLEVVGGNKTGVFVHKVTEGSAAHSVGISPGAQIVEVKYEQNQRALRMVLEDSTLEEAMWALSQVTGLCHLSLRPKQDEYAVLLKHLQNNDTLSGDSFYVRVNMSLTAGPNGTLAVSCNDILHVTNTRAAGTEDLWYASQVHPCQLLDLQSGTVPNYYRAQRLLIRVIEDISFESKKSPKANRLVAQKKQKAVRIVSTGRQGRNPLWVSVEDEKSPESGDTSAPRSFVSLMPYTLVTPHYPPVCRPILVLPTVLGRTLDKKLAGWQGFQLCEPEVLSSCEHAAQLQRSEILEECEQGTNCCYTLQSVEKTMKKGIHCVLPLGLDCVRRLHRADIFPIIIFIGQTARSVRKLRSKLQRNSQWEEQLLACSRSEEPLLDKLPCLYHNVAPDSWCDQTSLLTSLRTIIWEEQRKIVWVEPDLW, encoded by the exons ATGATGGCAGGGGAGTGTGTTCCAGAGGGTCAAGAACTGAAAGAGATGGGTGAGGAGGAACTGTGGGAGCTGATCAACGACAACCGCCACCGGATCTCTCTAGGGGTGCGACCATACATCCTAATCCCGTACCTGAGGCAGGCCAGGGTGCTCACTGAGATGGACGAAGATGAAATTATCTCTTGCCACAACCTCACCAACCGCTGCATGAGAACCA GCTACATGTTGGATCTGCTGAGGACCCAGGGGAGGAATGGTGCTGTAGCCTTGCTAGACAGCCTCATGATCCACTACCCAACTCTGTACACCCAAGTTACTGGACGCAAACCCAGCATCGAGCCCTCAAGATTCAGTG GCCTGGTTAAGTACTCAGAGCTGACAGAATATCTGGTCAGAGCTGTcactgggatgcagaaggaGCTCCAGGAGGCACGCTGTGAGGCTGGCAGAATGACTGCACGCTGCAGCTCTCTGGAGTCAGAGATTAGGCAGATAATGGAACAAGAAGAGAAGTCCAGAAGCCTTCAGGCTGAAAACGAACGCATGCGGAGACACTTGTGCTCTTTGCAACGGGAAGTCACTAAGCTCAAGGATGAGAAGTGTGACTTGTATGTGCGCTACACAGCAGCCATTGAGGAGAAATCGCCTATGAACAAGCGCCTCCATGACCTGAACCTGCAG GTGTATCAGCTGCAAACTGAGATGCTGAAAGCCCAGAAAGAAAGTGAGTCCCAGGTGCGGCGCTCACTCAGGCGTTCCTCGCTTAATGAAGTCAGTACTATGGGCTACGAGTTGGTGAGGGCAGAAAAACTGGACCCA GCGCATCGGGACATCTTGGCCCAGGACCTGGCTGAGGCCATAGACAGCCAGGGGGAGCTTGCAGAGCAGCTCAGGTGTTATAGAGAGGAGAATGAACAGCTGTTAAGAGAGAAacaaggg CTCTTGGATCAGAAGGAGTGCCTGAGTCTTCAGGTGCAGAAGTTAACTCTGGACTGCAACATGCACCAGCAGAAGAGCATCGTGATCCAGAACCAAATGAGagagctgcagacagagagagaccag GCATACTTGTCCAGAGATGAGGCCCAGGCCATGATCGCCCGCATCCTGGCCGAGAAGGACACCTTAAGGTGCCAGCTGGTGGAGCTCCAGGAGAGGGTCTTTAGTCTGCAGGCCAACTACAGCCCCCGAGGGCAAAGACAGAGCTCTGAT GAGACAGATTCTAGCTGGAATAGCCCAATATTAAGCCCTGAAGAATCCAAAATATCAACTAGGAGCAGACTTCGACGCATGGATGCACTAAATCCGATGTCACTAAGTCCCTGCAATTCAGATGCATGT agtgaAGATTTTTCCACATGTAGTGTCCGATCCCAAAATGTAGAGCCCCCAAGCCTAGACTCTTTCCGCAGAAGGGAGGAAGACCTACATGAAGGCAgcag CTTTGAAACAGCAGAGACGGATCCTTTTGTGGACGACTTTGTGTTCCTCCCATGTG TGGGACAGGAAGGCAAGCAGAAATCCTCGTGTAATGGCTCCAGGTCTGATCG CTTAGGAAGAACTTCAGTGCCTCCTTTCTTAATGCGTTCCCGACCAAAAGCCATTCGTGTCAACGGCCGTGTTCTCAGCATCTCCTTCCCGGGGGAGGCACTGCTCAGCCAGCTGGAGGTGGTGGGGGGAAATAAGACAGGAGTGTTTGTGCACAAGGTGACTGAAGGGAGCGCTGCTCATTCTGTTGGCATTAGCCCAGGGGCACAGATAGTGGAG gtgAAATACGAGCAAAATCAGAGGGCTCTGAGAATGGTGCTGGAAGACTCCACCTTAGAGGAAGCTATGTGGGCTCTCAGCCAGGTCACAGGTCTCTGCCACCTCTCCCTGCGTCCCAAGCAAGATG AGTATGCAGTGCTGCTGAAGCACCTGCAGAACAATGACACATTATCAGGAGATTCCTTCTACGTACGTGTCAATATGTCTCTTACCGCTGGCCCCAATGGAACCCTGGCTGTGTCCTGCAATGACATCTTACATGTGACCAACACACGGGCGGCTGGCACCGAGGACTTGTGGTACGCTAGCCAGGTTCATCCCTGTCAGCTACTGGACCTCCAGAGTGGAACCGTACCTAACTATTACAG GGCACAGCGGCTTCTGATTCGAGTCATTGAAGACATTAGCTTTGAATCAAAGAAGTCTCCTAAG GCTAATCGCTTGGTGGCCCAGAAAAAGCAGAAGGCAGTAAGGATTGTCAGCACTGGGCGCCAGGGCAGGAACCCACTGTGGGTCAGCGTGGAAGACGAAAAGAGCCCAGAGTCAG GTGACACATCTGCACCCAGAAGTTTTGTAAGCCTCATGCCCTACACCCTGGTCACCCCGCACTACCCACCTGTCTGCAGACCCATTCTTGTGCTGCCCACTGTCCTGGGACGCACCCTGGACAAGAAGCTGGCAGGTTGGCAGGGCTTTCAGCTCTGTGAGCCTG AGGTACTGAGCTCCTGTGAGCATGCAGCCCAGCTGCAGAGGTCTGAGATCCTGGAGGAATGTGAGCAGGGAACAAACTGCTGCTACACCCTACAAAGTGTGGAGAAAACCATGAAGAAG GGGATTCACTGTGTGCTGCCACTAGGCCTGGACTGTGTGCGTCGTCTGCATCGAGCAGACATCTTCCCTATCATCATCTTCATCGGTCAGACTGCACGTAGCGTACGTAAACTGAG GTCAAAACTGCAACGTAACAGCCAGTGGGAGGAGCAGCTGCTGGCGTGTTCCAGGAGCGAGGAGCCGCTTCTGGACAAGCTGCCGTGTTTGTATCACAACGTGGCTCCAGACTCATGGTGCGACCAGACCTCCCTGCTGACCAGCCTGCGCACTATTATCTGGGAGGAGCAAAGGAAAATCGTCTGGGTGGAGCCTGACCTGTGGTGA